One sulfur-oxidizing endosymbiont of Gigantopelta aegis genomic region harbors:
- a CDS encoding IS4 family transposase, whose product MKATQLLHKKLLSACPDMHKIRLKALIAGVNSAISEHQVTVTGLGRNLRAHSKTKTKHDIKRMDRLIGNIHLHNERKDLYQYLTLQLVGEQKHPVLIADWSPIPGSEIFQLLRISIPMGGRSLTIYEECFEEKKLNNTQVHNTFLDELEAILPEGCQPIILSDAIFKTPWFETIEAKGWFWVGRVRGNVQISLEGEKFEGCTTIMKQATTTPTGLGTIFYSKSTAFPCEGTLFHGTEKGKHKKKKRGGISQDAKSLYYSKKSKTTLAISFSFT is encoded by the coding sequence ATGAAAGCAACACAATTATTACATAAAAAATTATTATCTGCATGCCCTGATATGCATAAAATCAGATTAAAGGCACTCATCGCAGGTGTTAATTCAGCAATATCTGAGCATCAGGTAACAGTGACTGGCTTGGGCAGAAACTTGAGGGCTCATTCAAAAACGAAAACAAAGCATGATATCAAAAGAATGGACAGATTAATTGGCAATATACACCTGCACAATGAACGTAAAGATCTCTATCAGTATTTGACATTGCAATTGGTTGGTGAACAAAAGCACCCTGTTCTTATAGCTGATTGGTCGCCAATACCAGGTAGTGAAATTTTTCAACTACTCAGAATATCCATACCAATGGGTGGTCGTTCACTTACTATTTATGAAGAATGTTTCGAAGAAAAGAAATTGAATAATACTCAGGTTCATAATACTTTTCTGGATGAACTTGAAGCAATATTGCCAGAGGGTTGCCAACCCATTATCTTATCCGATGCAATTTTTAAAACACCCTGGTTTGAAACAATTGAAGCAAAGGGATGGTTTTGGGTTGGTCGAGTTCGGGGCAATGTACAGATCTCATTAGAGGGTGAAAAATTTGAAGGTTGTACTACTATAATGAAGCAAGCGACCACAACGCCAACAGGATTAGGTACGATCTTCTATAGCAAAAGCACAGCATTTCCTTGTGAGGGTACTTTATTTCATGGGACTGAAAAGGGAAAACATAAAAAGAAAAAACGTGGAGGAATTTCTCAAGATGCAAAGAGCCTTTACTATTCTAAAAAAAGCAAAACAACCCTGGCTATTAGTTTCTCATTTACCTAA
- a CDS encoding transposase, translated as MKRKNVEEFLKMQRAFTILKKAKQPWLLVSHLPKEINKPKKVVRLYKFRMQIEEGFRDTKNQQYGIGLAQAKSKSAKRYNNLLLVAALTQFLLWCIGKVAVNKKYHYDLQANTIRHRTVLSNVYIGIQIIRDKRYKIKKKEIKMVFENISNFTQQVVDIC; from the coding sequence ATAAAAAGAAAAAACGTGGAGGAATTTCTCAAGATGCAAAGAGCCTTTACTATTCTAAAAAAAGCAAAACAACCCTGGCTATTAGTTTCTCATTTACCTAAAGAAATCAACAAGCCAAAGAAAGTCGTTAGGCTGTATAAATTTCGCATGCAAATTGAAGAAGGTTTCAGAGATACAAAAAATCAACAGTATGGTATTGGTCTTGCACAAGCAAAATCTAAATCTGCAAAGCGATATAATAATTTATTATTAGTCGCAGCACTGACACAGTTTTTACTTTGGTGTATTGGCAAAGTTGCTGTGAATAAAAAATATCACTATGACTTACAAGCCAATACAATCAGGCATAGAACTGTGCTTTCTAACGTTTATATTGGGATTCAAATTATTCGAGATAAACGGTATAAAATTAAAAAGAAGGAAATTAAAATGGTTTTTGAAAATATTTCAAATTTTACGCAACAAGTTGTTGACATTTGTTAA
- a CDS encoding Mu transposase domain-containing protein: protein MDCLPEDVQAMRSLPINRYDIARIETVRSTKLFRISLDSNRYSVPAEYASQSLTLKIYPERLCVYDQEKLIARHIRSFERHRDFEDPDHPKELLAQRRRSEDQKLFQRFIALSPRASDYYQKLAQKRLNPKVHVRKIVGLSEIYGIEATERAMLDAFVFEAFSSEYVANLLEQRLNKLPEAGALHLTRSEDLLDITLEKPDINIYQPKEIKGTTYDSTIQFETKQSNKEEK from the coding sequence GTGGATTGTTTGCCTGAAGATGTGCAGGCCATGCGCTCTTTGCCCATTAACCGATATGACATTGCACGGATTGAAACCGTCCGCTCGACCAAACTGTTTCGCATCAGTCTGGATTCTAACCGCTATTCAGTGCCCGCAGAATATGCCAGCCAGTCACTGACCTTAAAAATCTATCCCGAGCGACTTTGTGTTTATGATCAGGAAAAACTCATTGCCCGACACATTCGCAGCTTTGAGCGCCATCGTGATTTTGAAGATCCGGACCATCCCAAAGAATTGCTAGCCCAGCGCAGACGTTCAGAAGATCAAAAACTGTTTCAACGTTTTATTGCACTGTCACCTCGTGCCAGTGATTACTATCAAAAGCTGGCTCAGAAGCGTTTAAACCCTAAAGTTCATGTGCGAAAGATTGTTGGCCTCAGTGAAATCTATGGCATTGAAGCCACTGAACGAGCCATGCTGGATGCCTTTGTCTTTGAAGCCTTCAGTAGTGAGTATGTGGCCAATTTATTGGAACAGCGACTCAACAAATTACCCGAAGCAGGTGCTTTGCATTTAACCCGCAGTGAAGACTTACTCGACATTACGTTAGAAAAACCCGACATCAATATTTATCAACCTAAAGAAATCAAAGGAACAACTTATGACTCAACCATCCAGTTTGAAACAAAACAATCAAACAAAGAAGAAAAGTGA
- the istA gene encoding IS21 family transposase — translation MIDYEAWCRMKQYQQDKLNVGQIAQKMDSDHRTVESWLQEKHYRPRKPAAQNSKLDPYKDDIVSLLEKHAYTATQLFQRVQEEGYDGSYSVVKRYVHQVRPKRKPAFLTLAFAPGEAAQVDWGLYKTIQVGETTRKLNFFVMVLCHSRMMYVEFTLSQSMEHFLACHQHAFEFFGAVPEKVMIDN, via the coding sequence ATGATTGATTATGAAGCCTGGTGCCGTATGAAACAGTATCAACAGGATAAGCTGAACGTAGGTCAGATTGCACAAAAGATGGATTCAGATCACCGCACAGTAGAGAGCTGGCTACAGGAAAAACATTATCGACCACGGAAACCGGCAGCACAAAACAGCAAACTCGATCCCTATAAGGATGATATTGTCAGTTTGCTGGAAAAGCATGCTTATACGGCGACTCAGCTCTTTCAACGAGTACAGGAGGAGGGTTATGACGGGAGCTACTCTGTGGTCAAACGTTATGTTCATCAGGTTCGACCCAAACGAAAGCCCGCTTTTTTAACCTTAGCCTTTGCACCAGGTGAAGCTGCTCAGGTTGACTGGGGCCTGTACAAAACCATTCAAGTGGGTGAAACCACTCGCAAGCTGAACTTCTTTGTGATGGTGTTATGCCATTCCAGAATGATGTACGTAGAATTCACTTTATCACAAAGCATGGAACACTTTCTGGCCTGTCATCAACATGCTTTTGAGTTCTTTGGTGCCGTGCCGGAAAAAGTCATGATTGATAATTGA
- a CDS encoding helix-turn-helix domain-containing protein — MTNDDKEFFQVLGRRMADYRKAINITQVQLASMLGVSQQVIAAYEAGRRKLPASLLPVLAKLFSVPVDELIGIKESNAKRGPASVLQRQIEQVALLPRAKQKFVMEMLDTVLKQQQCSM, encoded by the coding sequence ATGACAAACGATGACAAAGAATTTTTTCAGGTACTTGGCCGACGAATGGCCGACTATCGCAAAGCGATTAATATCACTCAGGTACAACTGGCGAGTATGTTAGGTGTATCACAACAGGTAATTGCTGCTTATGAAGCAGGCAGACGGAAGCTTCCAGCTTCTCTCTTGCCTGTTTTAGCTAAATTGTTTTCTGTGCCTGTGGATGAACTTATAGGGATCAAAGAAAGTAATGCTAAACGTGGGCCTGCCTCGGTGCTACAACGCCAAATTGAACAAGTGGCGTTATTGCCAAGGGCAAAGCAGAAGTTTGTTATGGAGATGTTGGATACGGTACTGAAGCAACAACAGTGCTCGATGTAG
- a CDS encoding type II toxin-antitoxin system RelE/ParE family toxin — protein sequence MVKWTDHAKAQLHSIYEYISQDSPFYAKRVTEALVKKTIGLDALPHKGYKVSELNEDVVRELSLYSYRIIYEIKTSYIEVLAVIHKRQDLQADEILRD from the coding sequence GTGGTAAAGTGGACTGACCACGCCAAAGCTCAGCTTCACAGTATTTATGAATATATCAGCCAGGACTCTCCCTTTTATGCCAAGCGAGTGACTGAAGCCCTGGTTAAAAAAACCATCGGTCTAGATGCTTTACCTCATAAAGGATATAAGGTGTCAGAATTGAATGAAGATGTCGTTCGTGAGCTATCGCTTTATTCTTATCGAATTATTTATGAGATCAAAACCAGTTATATTGAAGTGCTAGCCGTGATCCATAAACGACAGGATTTACAGGCTGATGAGATCTTGCGAGATTAA
- a CDS encoding mercuric transporter MerT family protein, translating into MSKAASITTKSNISSMIAAVIMAIGASLCCVGPLVLLALGIGGTWISSLAALEPYRPIFIGITLAFLFLAFHKLYLAPRQCAPGDACAVPSTLRNQKIIFWAVTVLLIALLTFPYYGIALFE; encoded by the coding sequence ATGTCAAAGGCTGCATCCATAACGACGAAGAGTAACATTAGTTCCATGATCGCAGCAGTGATTATGGCTATCGGGGCATCCCTGTGCTGTGTTGGCCCGTTGGTATTGCTTGCCTTAGGGATAGGGGGAACCTGGATCAGCTCGCTAGCGGCACTGGAACCTTATCGACCCATCTTTATCGGTATAACCCTGGCATTTCTGTTCCTGGCGTTTCACAAGCTTTATTTGGCTCCGAGACAGTGTGCCCCTGGAGATGCCTGCGCTGTACCCAGCACCTTACGCAACCAAAAGATTATTTTCTGGGCAGTGACCGTATTACTGATTGCCTTGTTGACATTTCCGTACTACGGCATTGCATTGTTTGAATAA
- the merP gene encoding mercury resistance system periplasmic binding protein MerP, whose translation MSIALMSAAFMSIAQASENKTIILDVPGMTCNVCPITIRKALEKTPGVIEAKASFETKTVTVTFDPFETNVELLTEATANAGYPSTLK comes from the coding sequence ATGAGTATTGCGCTAATGAGTGCCGCTTTTATGTCCATAGCTCAAGCGAGTGAAAACAAAACCATCATTTTGGATGTTCCGGGTATGACCTGTAATGTCTGCCCGATCACCATTCGTAAGGCACTGGAAAAAACGCCTGGTGTTATAGAAGCAAAAGCGAGCTTCGAAACCAAAACTGTGACCGTCACCTTCGATCCATTTGAAACAAATGTTGAGCTATTAACCGAGGCAACAGCAAATGCGGGTTATCCATCGACACTGAAATAG
- the merA gene encoding mercury(II) reductase, with product MKTVNIQITGMTCDHCAQSAQSALNALEGITASVSYDEGLASVETQGVVNNEQLLRTIEATGYGATLLNNNTATSSDGDSDLHIAIVGTGSGAFAASIKAVEQGAQVTIIEGAEVIGGTCVNVGCVPSKIFIRGAYIAHLQGHHSIGGLPLNTPKIDRKAMMAQQQEWVEKLRYAKYESILESNPGINLLWGMARFKDARTLIVTKADGTEKEVQADRILLAVGASASIPNIPGLQDTPFWTSTEALVSETVPEHLIVLGASVVALELAQAFRHLGAEVTVLARSTFLSKEDPAIGAGLASAFEDEGIKVMLNTSPDTVNHDGQQFIVQTNQGEVRGEQLLVATGRAPNTAALDLDKIGVKTDKRGGIVIDDHMRTNIENIYAAGDCTSQPQFVYVAAAAGTRAARNMTGDDVAIDLTVMPAVVFTEPQVGTVGLTEQQASAQGLIVESRTLDLENVPRALANMDTRGFIKLVAEKDSGRIVGCQVLANEGGEIIQTAALAIRNSMTINDLADQLFPYLTMVEGLKLTAQTFNKDVKQLSCCAG from the coding sequence ATGAAGACAGTTAATATACAAATCACCGGCATGACCTGTGACCACTGTGCTCAAAGTGCACAAAGTGCATTAAATGCCCTCGAAGGTATCACCGCTTCGGTCTCCTATGATGAAGGGCTGGCCAGTGTCGAGACACAAGGTGTGGTCAATAACGAGCAGTTGCTTAGAACAATTGAAGCCACCGGTTATGGCGCCACTTTATTGAATAATAACACTGCCACAAGTAGTGACGGGGACAGTGATTTGCATATTGCCATTGTCGGTACTGGCTCCGGTGCTTTTGCTGCGTCGATTAAAGCCGTGGAGCAAGGGGCACAGGTGACCATCATTGAAGGTGCGGAAGTGATTGGTGGCACCTGTGTCAATGTTGGCTGTGTGCCGTCGAAGATTTTTATCCGTGGCGCATACATAGCCCATCTTCAAGGGCATCATTCAATTGGAGGTTTGCCACTCAATACACCAAAGATTGATCGTAAGGCAATGATGGCACAGCAACAGGAATGGGTGGAAAAACTACGTTATGCCAAATACGAAAGTATTCTGGAAAGTAATCCTGGAATTAATCTGCTGTGGGGTATGGCGCGTTTCAAGGATGCAAGGACATTAATTGTCACAAAAGCGGATGGTACAGAGAAAGAAGTACAAGCTGATCGTATTTTATTAGCCGTTGGCGCCAGTGCTTCAATACCCAATATTCCCGGCTTGCAGGATACACCTTTTTGGACATCCACCGAGGCCTTGGTCTCGGAAACTGTGCCGGAACATTTGATCGTTCTCGGTGCCTCGGTTGTGGCCCTGGAACTGGCTCAGGCATTTCGCCATCTGGGCGCTGAAGTGACGGTACTGGCCCGTTCGACATTTTTATCAAAAGAAGATCCGGCCATTGGTGCAGGCTTAGCGTCTGCATTTGAAGATGAAGGGATCAAGGTGATGTTAAATACTTCACCGGATACGGTCAATCATGATGGTCAGCAATTTATTGTGCAAACCAATCAGGGTGAAGTCCGGGGTGAGCAATTGCTGGTCGCCACCGGTCGTGCGCCGAACACTGCGGCACTGGATCTGGATAAGATTGGGGTCAAAACGGATAAACGTGGTGGTATTGTGATTGACGATCATATGCGCACGAATATAGAAAACATATACGCCGCAGGTGATTGTACCAGTCAACCACAGTTTGTTTATGTCGCGGCGGCGGCTGGTACTCGTGCCGCACGAAACATGACCGGTGACGATGTTGCTATTGATCTGACGGTGATGCCTGCCGTGGTGTTTACCGAGCCGCAAGTCGGTACCGTGGGTTTAACCGAACAACAGGCTAGTGCTCAGGGACTGATAGTCGAAAGTCGCACGCTGGATCTGGAAAACGTGCCGCGTGCACTGGCGAATATGGACACGCGTGGTTTTATTAAACTGGTGGCAGAAAAAGACAGTGGTCGTATTGTTGGGTGTCAGGTTTTAGCCAATGAAGGTGGTGAAATCATTCAGACGGCAGCACTGGCAATACGCAATAGCATGACTATTAATGATCTGGCTGATCAGTTGTTCCCTTATCTGACGATGGTGGAAGGACTGAAATTAACGGCACAAACATTCAATAAAGATGTTAAGCAACTTTCCTGTTGTGCGGGTTAG
- a CDS encoding Druantia anti-phage system protein DruA, which translates to MFPTLPQSELLETIGENLNWLTASGFPKRRACKELIIQMEEQGLIQLPQKRSQGAVKRSSPTNTSLTDTPDILEVTLKVISPVSVEPVTNDKERHLWNEYIERYHPLGYKHPFDYAIRYFIRANGQYLGCIMLYGASRALAPRDRWIGWQPKQRKANLSWIVNNSRYLSGLGHPSFNIKRWVA; encoded by the coding sequence ATGTTTCCAACCCTACCTCAATCAGAATTGCTTGAAACGATCGGTGAAAACCTAAATTGGCTTACTGCTTCCGGTTTTCCCAAACGACGTGCCTGCAAAGAATTGATTATCCAAATGGAAGAACAAGGACTGATTCAATTACCACAAAAGCGTTCTCAAGGTGCAGTGAAGCGTTCATCACCCACAAATACCTCACTGACAGATACACCTGATATTTTAGAGGTGACTCTCAAAGTAATCAGCCCTGTTTCGGTTGAACCCGTAACAAATGATAAAGAACGACATCTTTGGAATGAGTATATTGAACGATATCACCCCCTTGGATATAAACACCCCTTTGATTATGCCATCCGTTATTTTATTCGTGCCAATGGTCAATACCTTGGCTGCATTATGTTGTATGGTGCATCACGCGCTTTAGCGCCACGTGATCGCTGGATTGGCTGGCAGCCAAAACAACGTAAGGCCAACTTATCCTGGATAGTGAATAACTCACGCTATCTTAGTGGTTTAGGCCACCCATCATTTAATATCAAAAGATGGGTGGCCTAA
- a CDS encoding type II toxin-antitoxin system HicB family antitoxin translates to MMNLMEINGYRAAIKYDPEIEMFRGEFISLNGGADFYASNIEDLKKEGLISLNVFLKACKERNIEPRKEYSGKFNVRVPTKLHADIATKASAEGKSLNQWVVDTLDNATHV, encoded by the coding sequence ATGATGAATTTAATGGAAATTAATGGCTATAGAGCAGCCATTAAATACGATCCAGAAATTGAGATGTTTCGAGGTGAATTTATTAGCTTAAATGGCGGCGCAGATTTTTATGCTAGCAACATTGAAGATTTAAAAAAAGAAGGTTTAATTTCACTTAATGTTTTTCTTAAAGCATGTAAAGAACGAAATATTGAACCAAGAAAAGAGTATTCAGGAAAATTCAATGTCCGAGTCCCAACAAAATTACATGCAGACATAGCAACTAAAGCAAGTGCTGAAGGAAAAAGCTTAAATCAATGGGTGGTTGATACTTTAGATAACGCAACACATGTATAA
- a CDS encoding IS66 family transposase has translation MNLSFDISTGQINEILIHDKDHFHTEKNTLLTAGINNSTYIYVDDTGSRHDGKNGYCTHVGNETFAWFSSTRYKSRINFLQLLRGAAVDYTLNDAALDYMRAEKLPHKPLSVIEQSHQTCFDNEEAWKYYLQNNSIITQRHVRIATEGALLGALINSGFPSDLVIVSDDAGQFDILLHALCWIHADRVFQRILPLNERHDKELNWVHTQIWELFYDLKQYKLEPDDPLKSAIAEHFDELCRTKTSFETLNQALKRLARNKTELLLVLERPDIPLHNNLSENDIREYVIKRKISGSTRSKDGQLCRDTFVSLKKTCLKQGISFWDFINDRISKRNLIPYLPELLKGKVCAV, from the coding sequence TTGAATCTAAGTTTTGATATTTCAACGGGTCAGATCAATGAGATTTTAATCCATGACAAAGACCATTTTCATACTGAAAAAAATACATTGCTAACTGCCGGTATCAACAATAGTACTTATATCTATGTTGATGATACGGGTAGTCGTCATGATGGAAAGAATGGTTATTGTACTCACGTTGGCAATGAAACCTTTGCCTGGTTTTCAAGTACTCGATATAAGAGCCGGATTAATTTTCTACAATTGTTACGAGGTGCTGCTGTTGATTATACGCTCAACGATGCAGCACTTGATTATATGAGAGCAGAAAAATTACCTCACAAGCCATTGAGCGTTATTGAACAAAGTCATCAGACTTGCTTTGATAATGAAGAAGCCTGGAAATACTATCTGCAGAACAATAGTATCATAACACAACGGCATGTTCGCATTGCCACAGAAGGCGCTTTACTGGGGGCATTAATTAACAGTGGCTTTCCAAGTGATTTGGTGATTGTGAGTGATGATGCAGGACAATTTGATATTTTGTTGCACGCATTATGTTGGATACATGCAGACAGAGTGTTTCAGCGGATACTACCACTCAATGAGCGACATGATAAAGAACTGAACTGGGTACATACTCAGATTTGGGAACTATTTTATGATCTCAAACAATATAAACTTGAGCCAGATGATCCGTTGAAGTCAGCGATTGCTGAACATTTTGATGAATTGTGCCGGACTAAAACAAGCTTTGAAACGTTGAATCAGGCACTGAAACGATTGGCAAGAAATAAAACAGAATTACTGCTGGTATTGGAACGGCCTGATATTCCTCTTCATAATAATTTGAGTGAAAATGATATTCGAGAATATGTTATTAAGCGTAAAATTAGTGGTAGTACACGCTCAAAGGATGGGCAACTTTGCAGAGATACCTTTGTCAGTTTAAAGAAAACTTGTTTGAAACAAGGAATTTCATTCTGGGATTTTATTAATGACCGGATCAGCAAGAGAAATTTGATCCCATATCTGCCTGAGTTGCTGAAAGGTAAAGTTTGTGCTGTTTAA
- a CDS encoding ATP-binding protein yields MLITSNQAFSEWDSIFTDNMMTVAAAIDRLIHHASIYQIEGDSYRRKQAMKGLD; encoded by the coding sequence TTGCTCATTACCTCAAACCAGGCTTTCAGTGAATGGGATAGTATCTTCACTGACAATATGATGACAGTGGCTGCTGCCATTGACCGACTCATTCATCATGCGTCTATTTATCAAATTGAAGGCGACAGTTATCGTAGAAAACAAGCGATGAAAGGCTTAGATTAA
- a CDS encoding ATP-binding protein, whose product MANAQSLPFLLKELRLTTMVKQWQQVSQKAIELDWEPELFLAHLCELETSYRHDNKLKRLLRESKLPIGKQLSQYDFNEITGVTAQQLKQKITQLDWLRQGHNLLLFGASGLGKTHLAAAIGYALIEQSVRVKFMSSTSLVQMLQKAKEALSLEFELKKLDKYELLILDDIGYVKKPIVKARYYLN is encoded by the coding sequence ATGGCCAATGCACAAAGTTTACCGTTTTTACTCAAAGAATTACGTTTAACGACCATGGTCAAACAATGGCAGCAGGTTTCACAAAAAGCCATTGAATTAGATTGGGAGCCTGAATTATTTTTAGCCCATTTATGTGAATTAGAAACCAGTTACCGGCATGACAATAAATTAAAGCGCTTATTAAGAGAAAGCAAACTACCCATTGGTAAACAGTTATCACAGTATGACTTTAATGAAATAACCGGTGTGACAGCCCAACAGCTCAAACAAAAAATTACTCAGTTAGACTGGCTCAGGCAAGGACATAATCTGCTTTTATTTGGTGCCAGTGGTCTGGGGAAAACGCATTTAGCCGCCGCTATTGGTTACGCACTCATCGAGCAATCAGTGCGGGTTAAATTCATGAGCAGCACTTCATTGGTGCAAATGCTTCAAAAGGCAAAAGAAGCGTTATCTCTGGAATTTGAACTGAAAAAGCTGGATAAATATGAGTTACTTATTCTTGATGATATTGGCTATGTCAAAAAACCAATAGTGAAAGCCAGGTACTATTTGAATTAA